The Fragaria vesca subsp. vesca linkage group LG2, FraVesHawaii_1.0, whole genome shotgun sequence genome includes a window with the following:
- the LOC101302888 gene encoding eukaryotic peptide chain release factor subunit 1-3-like: MADYHKTDMHIEMWKTKKQIKGLETARGNGTSMISLIIPPRDQIARVTKMLDNEYGTASNIKSRVNRQSVLCAIKSAQQRLKLYNKVPPKGLVLYVGTIVSEDRKEKKITISFEPFKPINVSMYLCDNKFHVEALNELLESDEKFGFIVIDGHGTLLGTLSGNTRKVLHNYTVDLPKKHGRGGQSALRFARLGEEARHNYVTKAAENATKLFINPATNQPNVAGLILAGSADFKTVLSGSDKFDPRLQARILTVVSVRCGGENGFDQAIDLSSEILSNVKFVQEKRLMEKYFEEIRLDTGKYVFGLDDTLKALERGAVKILIVSESLEINRYVMKNSSTGEVVVKHLNKEQENDKSNFWDSANSRELDIQDKMSLLEWFTDEYKGFGCTLEIVTNKSQEGSHFCRGFGGIGGILRYQLDMRSFDEFSDDEEDYDDGDVSDDAK; this comes from the coding sequence ATGGCAGATTATCACAAGACTGATATGCACATTGAGATGTGGAAAACAAAGAAACAAATCAAGGGACTTGAAACTGCGAGGGGGAATGGCACCAGCATGATTTCTCTCATCATTCCTCCTCGTGATCAAATCGCTCGCGTTACTAAGATGTTGGACAATGAGTATGGAACTGCTTCAAATATCAAAAGCAGGGTGAACCGTCAGTCTGTTCTATGCGCAATTAAATCTGCCCAGCAGCGGCTCAAGCTTTATAACAAGGTTCCTCCTAAAGGACTTGTGCTCTATGTTGGAACAATTGTTTCTGAAGACAGGAAGGAAAAGAAGATTACAATCAGTTTTGAGCCTTTCAAGCCCATCAATGTGTCTATGTACCTCTGTGACAACAAGTTCCATGTTGAAGCTCTTAATGAACTATTAGAATCTGATGAGAAATTTGGTTTCATTGTCATAGATGGTCATGGTACTCTTTTAGGGACATTGAGTGGTAACACGAGGAAGGTGCTTCATAACTATACGGTTGACCTCCCAAAGAAACATGGAAGAGGAGGGCAATCAGCTCTTCGATTCGCTCGTCTTGGAGAGGAGGCACGCCACAACTATGTTACTAAGGCAGCAGAAAATGCTACCAAGCTTTTTATTAACCCTGCCACAAACCAGCCGAATGTTGCAGGACTGATACTGGCAGGATCAGCAGACTTCAAAACTGTGCTTAGTGGTTCAGACAAATTTGATCCACGTCTGCAGGCCAGAATACTGACTGTGGTGAGTGTTCGCTGTGGAGGAGAGAATGGTTTCGATCAGGCTATTGACTTGTCATCGGAGATTCTATCCAATGTGAAATTTGTACAGGAGAAACGCCTGATGGAAAAGTACTTTGAAGAGATTAGATTGGATACAGGAAAGTATGTTTTTGGTTTAGATGATACACTAAAAGCTTTGGAGAGAGGTGCTGTGAAGATACTTATCGTGTCAGAAAGCCTGGAAATCAATAGGTATGTGATGAAAAACTCTAGTACTGGTGAGGTTGTCGTCAAGCATCTTAACAAAGAGCAGGAAAATGATAAGAGCAACTTTTGGGATTCTGCCAACTCCAGAGAACTAGATATTCAGGACAAGATGTCATTGTTGGAGTGGTTTACTGACGAGTACAAGGGGTTTGGTTGTACTCTTGAGATTGTCACCAACAAATCACAAGAGGGGTCACATTTCTGCCGAGGTTTTGGGGGCATTGGAGGAATTCTCCGCTACCAGCTTGATATGAGATCATTTGATGAGTTTTCTGATGATGAAGAAGATTACGACGATGGAGACGTTTCTGATGATGCTAAATAG